The Candidatus Neomarinimicrobiota bacterium genome includes a window with the following:
- a CDS encoding lamin tail domain-containing protein: MGFTHSSMAVEEDAGSVILELSITNPDPDLNTQCEVNLTGGTGTTADLAGFEATLLTFPAGSYEQQTVEIFITDDDLSEEQEIFIFTIANVSGGDSATVDGNDSFILTISPNDQVSAVNGLIISEVMDGNRSGGQPKFIEITNTSSQPRDIGGFQIWRGSNGNDPSQAASIPAGTVLSGAGSWVIAYSTAGLLDAGFAAPDQTSAGINGNGNDVYQIRTETGEYIDAFGMVGTGTTWYENSFAERIPSVSSGGTSYDPGEWVISSLVTGTPSNGSPGTPGTHIFDPVVAVEMISPNNFLLMNVYPNPFNPVTTVLFMVVGETHCNVSLRVFDVNGRFVESLYDGVTEPGTYTVKWDGGNFSSGIYFIRLAAGADVQIQRVTLLR; the protein is encoded by the coding sequence ATCGGGTTTACCCATAGCAGTATGGCAGTTGAAGAAGACGCAGGCTCAGTGATCCTGGAGCTTTCCATCACCAATCCTGACCCTGATTTGAATACGCAATGTGAGGTCAACCTGACTGGAGGCACTGGCACAACAGCAGATTTGGCTGGATTTGAAGCGACCCTTTTGACCTTTCCTGCCGGGAGCTATGAACAGCAGACCGTGGAAATATTTATTACTGATGATGATCTGTCTGAGGAGCAGGAAATTTTTATTTTTACCATCGCCAATGTGAGTGGTGGTGATTCAGCCACGGTTGATGGGAATGACAGTTTTATTCTGACCATCAGTCCAAACGATCAAGTGAGTGCCGTGAACGGGTTGATCATCAGTGAGGTCATGGATGGCAACCGGAGTGGCGGACAACCAAAATTCATCGAGATAACCAATACAAGCTCCCAACCCCGGGACATTGGCGGTTTTCAGATTTGGCGGGGCAGCAATGGAAATGACCCCAGCCAAGCTGCCTCGATTCCTGCTGGCACAGTATTGTCCGGTGCTGGATCATGGGTTATTGCCTACAGCACAGCAGGGTTGTTGGATGCTGGATTTGCTGCTCCTGATCAAACTTCAGCGGGCATTAATGGCAATGGTAATGATGTCTATCAAATACGAACCGAAACAGGCGAATATATCGATGCATTTGGCATGGTTGGGACTGGTACGACCTGGTATGAGAATAGCTTTGCCGAGCGGATCCCCTCAGTGAGTAGTGGTGGAACCAGCTATGACCCAGGGGAATGGGTGATCAGTTCGTTGGTCACCGGAACTCCCAGCAATGGGTCGCCGGGCACTCCGGGAACGCATATATTTGACCCCGTGGTAGCAGTTGAAATGATATCACCCAACAATTTTTTGCTGATGAATGTCTATCCCAATCCCTTTAACCCGGTAACGACGGTTTTGTTTATGGTTGTGGGGGAGACGCATTGCAATGTGTCTCTACGAGTGTTTGATGTGAATGGGAGGTTTGTGGAAAGCCTCTATGACGGTGTCACCGAACCGGGGACCTATACGGTTAAATGGGATGGCGGTAATTTTTCATCAGGTATTTATTTCATACGTCTGGCGGCTGGTGCTGATGTCCAGATCCAAAGGGTGACTTTGTTGAGGTAA
- the pgsB gene encoding poly-gamma-glutamate synthase PgsB has protein sequence MDVVVFSLLIMILTVIAVLTGEWYVHLRALKRIPIRIHINGTRGKSSVTRLICAGMREAGFSVLGKTTGSDPRILDLQGKDRRIHRLQKPSIGEQVRFLRYFGQFRPQAVVLECMAVQPQYQWVTEHLMVKSTHSIITNVRLDHVEEMGYRLRDIAMSLSNTIPFNGNLFTAEQGKLDIFQQVAEQRGTRVEAVTDHAVTHEDMLGFNHIEHPENVALSLAVCESLGIPRDQALTGMRKAQPDPGALRVWELKSGNRHYLLVNAFAANDPQSTKTIWNMIKNHPSLEYDHICTFLNTRSDRISRSSQLLELILKDIHTDTLFVRGNHLDRFKEPYFSKVKGRVETFSESEKAANFAKKLLSQPG, from the coding sequence ATGGATGTTGTTGTATTTTCTCTGCTTATCATGATCCTCACAGTGATCGCTGTTCTCACAGGGGAGTGGTATGTCCATCTACGAGCACTTAAACGCATTCCGATCCGGATCCACATCAACGGAACCCGGGGAAAATCAAGTGTCACTCGGTTGATCTGCGCCGGTATGCGGGAAGCTGGATTCTCTGTTCTGGGGAAAACGACTGGCTCAGATCCCCGGATTCTGGATCTGCAGGGCAAGGATCGCCGGATCCATCGCTTGCAAAAGCCCAGTATTGGTGAGCAGGTCAGGTTTCTAAGATACTTTGGACAGTTTCGACCTCAGGCTGTGGTGCTGGAGTGCATGGCTGTCCAACCACAATACCAATGGGTCACAGAACATCTTATGGTAAAGTCGACCCATAGTATCATTACTAATGTGCGACTCGATCATGTCGAAGAGATGGGTTATCGGTTGCGGGATATTGCCATGTCCCTGTCAAATACCATCCCTTTCAATGGCAATCTTTTCACGGCTGAACAGGGGAAGTTGGATATATTTCAGCAAGTGGCTGAACAACGGGGAACACGGGTTGAGGCAGTTACTGATCATGCCGTAACGCATGAAGATATGCTGGGTTTTAATCATATTGAGCATCCGGAGAATGTGGCTCTGTCGTTAGCAGTGTGTGAGTCACTAGGTATTCCACGGGATCAAGCCCTTACGGGAATGCGAAAAGCCCAGCCAGATCCAGGTGCCTTACGGGTCTGGGAACTCAAGTCAGGTAACCGTCACTATCTACTGGTGAACGCATTTGCTGCCAATGATCCACAATCTACAAAAACGATCTGGAATATGATCAAGAATCATCCCAGTCTTGAGTATGACCATATCTGCACTTTCCTGAATACACGATCAGATCGGATCAGTCGCAGCTCACAGCTTTTGGAACTGATCCTGAAAGATATTCATACGGATACACTTTTTGTGAGGGGTAATCACCTCGATCGTTTTAAAGAACCCTATTTTTCCAAGGTCAAAGGCCGGGTTGAGACGTTCTCTGAATCGGAGAAGGCGGCTAATTTCGCCAAGAAATTATTGTCCCAACCGGGAAA
- the pgsC gene encoding poly-gamma-glutamate biosynthesis protein PgsC, with the protein MIEIAIGLGIILSLWLTEWLGVTAGGIIVPGYIAMYLHDPLRVIATFSISILVFLIVKGLSQFLLIYGKRRLVLSLLLGFMFGYISRNYLAVEFQVYGWDFYTIGYIIPGLIASWMDRQGVVRTISVIIITASIVQLAVMLISGGVIHV; encoded by the coding sequence ATGATTGAAATTGCCATTGGATTAGGTATTATCCTTAGTTTGTGGCTCACGGAATGGCTGGGCGTTACAGCAGGTGGCATTATCGTACCCGGCTATATTGCCATGTATCTCCATGACCCGCTGAGAGTTATTGCCACCTTCAGTATCTCTATTCTGGTATTTCTCATCGTCAAAGGTCTTTCACAGTTCCTGTTGATCTACGGCAAACGCCGACTTGTCCTGTCCTTGCTGCTGGGATTTATGTTTGGTTATATCTCCCGAAATTATCTCGCTGTGGAATTCCAGGTCTATGGCTGGGACTTTTATACCATCGGTTATATCATCCCAGGCCTAATTGCTTCGTGGATGGATCGGCAAGGTGTTGTCCGGACAATAAGTGTCATCATCATAACTGCCAGTATTGTCCAATTGGCTGTGATGCTGATCAGCGGAGGAGTGATCCATGTTTAG